ACCCCACCATAAAGGACTGAAAAAAGTACGGTTTGTCCCTCTTCATTGGGCACATTCAAAGAAGCTCCCGCTTTAAGTAAAAATTCAATGGTTACCACGCTCTTTTTCATCACTTCATTATAAAGCAATGACTTGCCATTTTTTTGTGGTTCATTAATGGGCAGATCATACTGCATCATAATGGTCATCAGTTTCAAGTAGTTTCGTGAAGGTTTGACCAGTCGATATTTACTTTTGGTTTCGTCATCATCAATGGGTTTTTTCACCATTTTGTAAATCATTAAAATCTCATTGACCACATTAAAACCATTGTTATCGCTGCACGATAAATCGATCCCTTTTCGAATCATCTTTTCAATAATTTCTAAATTGTCTGCACCCAATAACACAGCATTAAAAAGAGCATTTCTGCCTTCAAAATTGACGATATTGACATCAATCCCATGTTTGATTAGATATATCGCCAGCCTCGAGTCCTCTTTAAGTACCGCATTAAAAAGGGCACTCTGACCTTCATTATCACAAACGTTTAACTCTTCAGGTGGTACATTGTTGACAATCTCTTCAACAATTTCAAAACTCTCACCTTCAATGGCATCAAAGAGCACATTTCGATTATAGCTGTCTTTATGAAGTAAATCAGCCTCTCGGACAATAAAAATTTCAAAGAGTTTGTGTTTGCCTTCAAGTGCAATGTCTTGTACAATACTTCGTCGTGATTTATTAATGTAATTAAGACTGAATCCCATGTCCAATAAGAAACGAACCATCACACCATCGTTGTTATCAATGGCTTCATTCATCACTGTTTTCCCGTAAATGTCTTCAATTTCAAGTTTTAAGCCATGTTTTAAAAGCAGTTTAATGGATTCCGTTTTTCGTTTTTTAACCAAGTCAAAAAGAAGTGTTCGACCTTTATCGTCAAGTTGATTGATATTGATCTCTTTGTTTTTGATGAGTTTAACCACTTTTTTCTCATCGAGAATGTTTCTATTGAGTTCTTTAATAAGTTCGTTAAATAAAGCTTTATTTTTAATCGTTGACTTAATAAAGTGCAGCATCGATGTCCTTGGTTTATTATAGCTTAATAGTATAACAAACTATGAATTAAATTTCCTGTTTCCTCGGCTTTTTTCTCTGTTGCCACGCGCTTTACTGTTTCTTTTAGGAAATCGTTTTTTAGATTGAAATTCTCTGTTTTCAGAAGCAAGTTTTACATTACTTTTAAGTGAGTTTTCAATGAAGGTATTTAATGCATCTCGGGTCATACGAGCTTTATTTTCATCGGGGAATAAATTGGGCAATTTATATGAAAGCCATAAATACAGTGAGATTTTTTTCACTTCATCTTCAACCAGCAATAAATCTTTTTGCGTTTTGGCTACTTTAGGAACCGTAATTGAGGGTTTGTATCGCACCACTCGTGACTTTAACACAGCAGCAATATAGGCTTCATACGCTTGTTTGATGATGGTTGACTTTGTGGTCATGGGTGCTTGGGAGAGCATATATTTATCTTGAAGTTTTAAATTAAACTTAGTATCCACAATGCTTGAAGCCTCAATCATTGAAGCAATATTGGCAGCCACAAAAGGCCCACTGAAACTCATATTGCGTTTAAAAAACTTCAACACTTTACTTAAACTTGTGGTTTGCAAGTGTGACGCAATGGCTTCAATTTGCTCGGCACTGGCTTTGACTTTAAAAGGTGGTTTTATAGTACTTACAGGGGTTTCAAACAGCTTTTGAACTTGTGCTAAGGTCTTTTTATTGAGTGCTCCAATATGTCCTTTTTCATGATGACCATATCGTCCTGCACGTCCTGATATTTGAATGATTTCACTGGGACTGATTAATCGTCGTTGCACCCCATCAAACTTCTCACACGTGGTAAACAAAATTGTTTTAATAGGCAGGTTTAAGCCCATGGCAATGGCATCCGTGGCTATAAGAATATCGGTCTCTTTATCTCTGAAACGACGTGCTTCATCCCGTCTGACTTCCGGAGAGAGATTTCCATAAATCACCGAGACTTTGTGATACTTTTGAAGACGTTCTTTATACATCAATACATTTTTTCGACTAAAAGCAATCAATGCTGTACCTGGTTGTAAATCTCTTAAATTTATGGGTTTGTCAAGTACTTCTAATGGATTCTTTCTTTTAAATCGTACAATTTCAAGTTCTTCACCTAAATACTCAGCAATCTTTTTAACTGCATCCAAAGCATTGACACTGCCTGTCATAATGACTTTGTTTGCAGGTGTACCAATAATAGCATTGACCCATGCCCAACCGCGGTCAATATCGTCAAGCATTTGTACTTCATCAATAATGGCAACATCCACATCCATGTTAAAATCAATCATCTCAATGGTGGAGCATACATGCGCTGCTTCTTCATCAAAATGTTGTTCTTCTCCTGTGACCAAAGAGACAGGAATATTTGCCTCTTTTAAACTCTCATACCCTTCTAATGCAAGCAGTCTTAAAGGTGCTAAATAAATACCACAATCGGCGCTTTTAAGCTCACTCATTGCAGAATACGTCTTTCCACTGTTGGTTGGTCCTACATAAAAGTAGAGTTTTCGTTTTAATGAACGTGCGAGTGGGTAGAGTGTTTTTAAATCACAATTTAAAAGGTTGTGTAGTTGGTCTTGCCATGATGTTTTCATGAGGGTATTATATTGCTTTTAATATAATATCAAATTAAATTAGGAGTATTACGTATATGAATTGTAAATATTTTGGAGAGTGTGGAAGTTGTACGCTTCATAACTTCTCGTATGAAGAGCAACTGAACCATAAAATTCAAAGAGAGAAAGAGCGTTTTAAAGCATTTACAACAAGTGATTTTGACATCATTAAGAGCAATGATAGCCACTTTAGAAACCGAGCAGAGTTTCGAATCTGGAAAAACTTTGATGAACATAATAACCCAACTCTTTCGTACGCCATGAACGATTTTAATAAAAAAGCACTTGAAATTGACTCCTGTGAAATTATTTACAATGATATTGACCTGCTTATGCCACAACTGTTAGATGCCATTCAAAACAGTGATGAACTAAAAAACAGACTCTTTGCAGTGGAGTTTTTATCTTCTACTACACAGGATATGTTAGTGACCCTTATTTACCATCGAAAGTTGGATGAAGCTTGGGAACTTGCAGCTCGCCTTTTAGAAAAGAGTTTAGCTATAAAGGTCATCGGACGAGCACGTAAACAAAAAATTGTTCTCAGCCAAGACTATATCCAAGAAGAACTCACTATTAATAAGGATCCTTTCTATTTTGAATACAAAGAGGGTGGCTTTACTCAACCCAATACAGGTGTGAATATACAGATGATTGAGTGGGTTTTAAACCATATGGATGCGAAAGAGGACTTGTGTGAACTCTATTGTGGAGGAGGAAATTTTACCATTCCTCTTTCAAAAAAGTTCAACAAAGTCTTAGCCACAGA
The genomic region above belongs to Candidatus Marinarcus aquaticus and contains:
- a CDS encoding ankyrin repeat domain-containing protein codes for the protein MLHFIKSTIKNKALFNELIKELNRNILDEKKVVKLIKNKEININQLDDKGRTLLFDLVKKRKTESIKLLLKHGLKLEIEDIYGKTVMNEAIDNNDGVMVRFLLDMGFSLNYINKSRRSIVQDIALEGKHKLFEIFIVREADLLHKDSYNRNVLFDAIEGESFEIVEEIVNNVPPEELNVCDNEGQSALFNAVLKEDSRLAIYLIKHGIDVNIVNFEGRNALFNAVLLGADNLEIIEKMIRKGIDLSCSDNNGFNVVNEILMIYKMVKKPIDDDETKSKYRLVKPSRNYLKLMTIMMQYDLPINEPQKNGKSLLYNEVMKKSVVTIEFLLKAGASLNVPNEEGQTVLFSVLYGGVSNIRMIEYLIEHGADIEHRDYEERTVIDEMVDIILIQQNYKRPEHRRFLDIKQEEPYFGVLKRLLAYRPHINKPKSNGQTIIYELVNYNDFELLKLFLNYDINLHITDDEQKTPLCVMIENGLKLTNPQEREDFIKRLSFLLKYRVNVNAADKDGRTVLHKAVIANDLEVIEKLIASKKVDLHIKDKQGRTALHHTQWRGNTKIARLLIATGAHVNEPDGAGYTLLNYAAILGHLNLVQVLISYGVLMYNKNKKSKSVTQFFIKNESNLDKLLHNSITDVKMQHAIAQVVKNLKKEIHEV
- a CDS encoding helicase-related protein, which produces MKTSWQDQLHNLLNCDLKTLYPLARSLKRKLYFYVGPTNSGKTYSAMSELKSADCGIYLAPLRLLALEGYESLKEANIPVSLVTGEEQHFDEEAAHVCSTIEMIDFNMDVDVAIIDEVQMLDDIDRGWAWVNAIIGTPANKVIMTGSVNALDAVKKIAEYLGEELEIVRFKRKNPLEVLDKPINLRDLQPGTALIAFSRKNVLMYKERLQKYHKVSVIYGNLSPEVRRDEARRFRDKETDILIATDAIAMGLNLPIKTILFTTCEKFDGVQRRLISPSEIIQISGRAGRYGHHEKGHIGALNKKTLAQVQKLFETPVSTIKPPFKVKASAEQIEAIASHLQTTSLSKVLKFFKRNMSFSGPFVAANIASMIEASSIVDTKFNLKLQDKYMLSQAPMTTKSTIIKQAYEAYIAAVLKSRVVRYKPSITVPKVAKTQKDLLLVEDEVKKISLYLWLSYKLPNLFPDENKARMTRDALNTFIENSLKSNVKLASENREFQSKKRFPKRNSKARGNREKSRGNRKFNS
- the trmA gene encoding tRNA (uridine(54)-C5)-methyltransferase TrmA, whose translation is MNCKYFGECGSCTLHNFSYEEQLNHKIQREKERFKAFTTSDFDIIKSNDSHFRNRAEFRIWKNFDEHNNPTLSYAMNDFNKKALEIDSCEIIYNDIDLLMPQLLDAIQNSDELKNRLFAVEFLSSTTQDMLVTLIYHRKLDEAWELAARLLEKSLAIKVIGRARKQKIVLSQDYIQEELTINKDPFYFEYKEGGFTQPNTGVNIQMIEWVLNHMDAKEDLCELYCGGGNFTIPLSKKFNKVLATEISKTSIKSAKRNCELNNINNIDFIRMSAEEFVDALNEVREFNRLKEINLKEYHFSTIFVDPPRAGLDDLTRKLVCDYEQIIYISCNPETLARDLEHITQSHTVEHFALFDQFAYTQHIECGVILKLK